A window of Solea solea chromosome 18, fSolSol10.1, whole genome shotgun sequence contains these coding sequences:
- the ap5s1 gene encoding AP-5 complex subunit sigma-1, translated as MVRCFLIHTVCPVSALSSAESRILYSRVFGPDEAALTEQQRGLSAEQRRLLQREKVAVVARQVKSAVYLCREASGRALLEAVPGEEALALQDANSGVVRLRAGEPFSDETSALWLGVQSLGFTLVCEPHENLLLAEGTLCGLTRHCLEHLHMLGQGSEVLLRSNRIDALLSRLLPHGQLLFLNHRFAQSLEKEVTAYMAK; from the exons ATGGTTCGGTGTTTTCTGATCCACACCGTGTGTCCGGTCAGCGCTCTCTCCTCTGCGGAGAGCAGAATCCTTTACTCCCGGGTGTTCGGTCCGGATGAGGCGGCGCTGACGGAGCAGCAGCGCGGGCTCAGTGCGGAGCAGAGGCGGCTCCTGCAGCGGGAGAAGGTGGCGGTGGTGGCCCG GCAGGTGAAGAGCGCCGTCTACCTGTGCCGCGAGGCCTCGGGTCGGGCGTTGTTGGAGGCGGTGCCGGGCGAGGAGGCGTTGGCCCTGCAGGACGCCAACAGTGGGGTGGTGCGTCTGAGAGCCGGCGAGCCCTTCTCTGACGAGACGAGCGCCCTGTGGCTCGGCGTCCAGAGTCTGGGCTTCACGCTCGTGTGCGAACCCCACGAGAACCTGCTGCTGGCCGAGGGAACACTCTGCGGCCTGACCCGACACTGTCTGGAGCACCTGCACATGCTGGGGCAGGGGAGTGAG GTTCTGCTGAGGAGCAACCGCATTGACGCCCTCCTCAGCCGCCTGCTCCCTCACGGGCAGCTCCTCTTCCTCAACCACCGCTTCGCCCAGAGCCTGGAGAAGGAGGTGACGGCGTACATGGCCAAGTGA